A section of the Clostridium sp. TW13 genome encodes:
- a CDS encoding mannose/fructose/sorbose PTS transporter subunit IIA produces the protein MVGIILASHGEFAKGILQSGKMIFGEQENVKAVTLMPSEGPDDLRAKMKDAIASFDNQDEVLFLVDLWGGTPFNQANALFEEHKDKWAIVAGMNLPMLIEAYGARLSMESAHEIAAYILNAGKEGVKVKPEALEAADAGKTSSAGAVQSNAGAPGSFEYVLARIDSRLLHGQVATAWTKTVNPTRIIVVSDAVAKDDLRKKLITQAAPPGVKAHVVPVDHMIKLAKDDKHFGGQRAMLLFENPEDVLRAVEGGIPLKTINVGSMAHSIGKVQPNKVLAFNQKDIDTFKKLKQAGLNFDVRKVPNDSKGNMDEIIKKAQEELNKSK, from the coding sequence ATGGTAGGAATTATTCTTGCTAGTCATGGAGAATTTGCTAAAGGCATCTTGCAATCTGGTAAAATGATTTTTGGAGAACAAGAAAACGTAAAAGCTGTTACGTTAATGCCTAGCGAAGGACCTGATGATCTTAGAGCAAAAATGAAAGACGCAATTGCATCATTTGACAACCAGGATGAGGTTTTATTCTTAGTTGATCTTTGGGGTGGTACACCATTCAACCAAGCGAATGCTTTATTTGAAGAACACAAAGATAAATGGGCAATCGTAGCTGGTATGAATTTACCAATGTTGATTGAAGCTTACGGTGCACGTCTTTCAATGGAATCTGCACATGAAATCGCAGCGTATATCTTAAATGCAGGTAAAGAAGGGGTTAAAGTTAAGCCCGAAGCATTGGAAGCAGCAGATGCTGGTAAAACTTCTTCAGCAGGAGCAGTACAATCTAATGCAGGTGCACCTGGATCATTTGAATACGTTTTAGCTCGTATTGATTCTCGTTTACTTCATGGACAAGTAGCAACTGCTTGGACAAAAACTGTAAATCCTACAAGAATTATTGTAGTTTCAGATGCAGTTGCCAAAGATGATCTTCGTAAGAAGTTAATCACACAAGCAGCTCCTCCAGGGGTTAAAGCTCATGTTGTTCCAGTTGATCATATGATTAAACTTGCAAAAGATGATAAGCATTTTGGTGGACAACGTGCAATGCTTCTTTTTGAAAATCCAGAAGATGTACTTAGAGCAGTAGAAGGTGGAATACCACTAAAGACAATTAATGTTGGTTCAATGGCTCATTCTATAGGTAAGGTTCAACCAAACAAAGTACTTGCTTTCAATCAAAAGGATATTGATACATTCAAAAAGTTAAAGCAAGCTGGACTTAATTTTGATGTTCGTAAAGTACCAAATGA
- the nagB gene encoding glucosamine-6-phosphate deaminase, giving the protein MKLLVVKDYEEMSCAAAKIFKDIITEKPDAVLGLATGSTPIGLYKKLIEMNRNKEIDFSNIKTINIDEYVGLGEENPKSYRHFMNENLFNHINIDKANTLVPNGLAEDLEIEAKSYDKKIDELGGIDIQILGIGNNGHIAFNEPDDFLISETHVTNLSQSTIEANSRFFQSINEVPTMAITMGIGSIMKAKKILLLVKGEDKVRAVKELLNGDITTKNPATILKLHEDVTVIIDESMEDKGDFY; this is encoded by the coding sequence ATGAAGTTACTAGTAGTTAAAGATTATGAGGAAATGAGTTGTGCTGCAGCTAAAATATTTAAAGATATAATTACTGAAAAACCAGATGCGGTTCTAGGGCTTGCAACAGGAAGTACTCCAATTGGATTGTACAAGAAGCTTATAGAAATGAATAGAAATAAAGAAATAGATTTTTCTAATATAAAAACAATAAATATAGATGAATATGTTGGACTTGGAGAAGAAAATCCTAAAAGTTATAGACATTTTATGAATGAGAATTTATTTAATCATATAAATATAGATAAAGCAAATACACTTGTTCCAAATGGTCTAGCAGAAGACCTTGAAATAGAGGCTAAGAGCTATGACAAAAAAATAGATGAACTAGGTGGAATTGATATACAAATCCTTGGTATTGGAAATAATGGACATATTGCATTTAATGAACCAGATGATTTTTTGATATCAGAAACACATGTAACAAATCTATCTCAAAGCACCATTGAAGCAAATTCTAGGTTTTTTCAATCAATAAATGAAGTGCCTACTATGGCTATAACTATGGGGATTGGATCAATAATGAAGGCAAAAAAAATACTGCTATTGGTAAAGGGTGAAGACAAGGTAAGAGCAGTGAAGGAATTATTAAATGGGGACATTACAACAAAGAATCCAGCAACAATATTAAAGTTGCACGAAGATGTAACCGTAATAATAGATGAGTCTATGGAAGATAAAGGAGATTTTTATTGA
- a CDS encoding GNAT family N-acetyltransferase, with protein MSTEMKVRDKIIDLGDNITIVYQEPEVFSKYHVVYYGHKYSDYYFRNSPNELLKKAKYIDSGYLIYKENKIVGGVFIKPNFMTDLFVVPPYNDYEYLADKLLKYLKTISNKDEKILLQEIIEEYLPFYKSKNCEITESGFWMIRTTEEINPIIPEKYEVRDIVDEYKYEMAEVIMAAYRANPAMKSVESKKFYVEHVESAMQYIKDNSTLYNSSKVMFYKPANEIVGLCLHMEFEGLPLIMSFAVRPDHQGKGVGSYLLKNSISCSSAKYPATRLYVINGNPAIEIYEHMGFIRNKSINDMHLKSFL; from the coding sequence ATGAGTACAGAAATGAAAGTTAGAGATAAAATTATAGATTTAGGAGATAACATAACAATTGTCTACCAAGAACCAGAGGTATTTTCTAAATATCATGTTGTTTATTATGGACATAAGTATTCAGATTATTATTTCAGAAATTCACCAAATGAGTTGCTTAAGAAAGCAAAATACATAGATTCAGGATATTTGATTTATAAAGAAAATAAGATTGTTGGTGGAGTTTTTATAAAGCCTAATTTTATGACTGATTTATTTGTTGTCCCACCATATAATGATTATGAATACTTAGCAGATAAGCTTTTAAAGTATTTGAAAACTATATCAAATAAAGATGAAAAAATACTCCTTCAAGAAATAATAGAAGAGTATCTTCCATTTTATAAAAGTAAAAATTGTGAAATTACTGAAAGTGGATTTTGGATGATTAGAACTACTGAAGAAATTAATCCTATTATTCCTGAAAAGTATGAAGTGAGAGATATTGTTGATGAGTATAAATATGAAATGGCAGAAGTGATAATGGCAGCTTACAGGGCTAATCCAGCAATGAAATCTGTTGAAAGTAAAAAGTTCTATGTTGAACATGTAGAAAGCGCTATGCAGTATATTAAGGATAATTCTACTTTGTATAATAGTTCAAAAGTAATGTTTTATAAGCCAGCTAACGAAATTGTAGGTTTATGCTTACATATGGAGTTTGAAGGATTACCATTAATAATGAGTTTTGCTGTTAGACCAGATCATCAAGGAAAAGGTGTTGGAAGTTACCTACTTAAGAATTCCATCAGTTGCTCAAGCGCTAAATATCCAGCTACAAGATTATATGTTATTAATGGTAACCCAGCAATAGAAATTTATGAGCATATGGGCTTCATTAGAAATAAATCAATAAATGATATGCATTTAAAATCTTTTTTATAA
- a CDS encoding CD3324 family protein, producing the protein MKYINAMEVLPKNLLNEIQKYIAGEMLYIPQPEGLKNGWGSKTGIKQEILDRNKRIRLDKENGKTIDELMDKYNLSYDTIKKIVYMKE; encoded by the coding sequence ATGAAATATATCAATGCCATGGAAGTATTACCAAAAAATCTACTAAATGAGATTCAAAAATATATTGCTGGAGAGATGTTATATATTCCACAACCAGAAGGATTAAAAAATGGGTGGGGGAGTAAGACTGGCATAAAGCAAGAAATTTTAGATAGAAATAAAAGAATTAGACTGGATAAAGAAAATGGTAAAACTATTGATGAACTTATGGATAAGTACAACCTTTCTTATGATACTATTAAAAAGATTGTGTACATGAAAGAATAA
- a CDS encoding SPFH domain-containing protein, translating into MAIIEVIKYNGGPDTFAWKYPSEELGTWSQLIVNESQEAILFKGGKALDVFQSGRHTLDTDNIPLLNKIVNLPFGGRSPFTAEVWYINKAYSLDIKWGTASPIQIQDPKYGLFTPVRSNGMFGIQIEDSKKFLIKLVGTLPIFDKTNIVKYFRGLYITKVKDAISSYLVKKEISVLEINAYIDELSNYMKERIEPTMKDYGIQLVNFYVNDISVPEDDSAVIKLKEALAKRAEMNILGYSYQQERSFDTLEGAAKNTSSSSAPFIGAGIGLGMGVGLGGAVGGTLSGITTEMNTGKSVETKECPKCHSQIDARQRFCGSCGFDTEEIRKGSKMGKILCSKCGCELTGKFKFCPECGNKYNPCPNCGADLAEGVTKCIQCGYEKLQKCSNCGADIQKGAKFCQECGQALTKRCPKCETVIEGNPKFCPECGENLK; encoded by the coding sequence ATGGCTATTATAGAAGTAATCAAATATAATGGGGGTCCTGATACATTTGCATGGAAATATCCAAGTGAAGAGTTAGGGACATGGTCACAGTTAATAGTTAATGAATCGCAAGAAGCAATATTATTTAAAGGTGGAAAAGCACTTGATGTATTTCAGAGTGGTCGTCATACACTAGATACAGATAATATTCCGTTGCTTAATAAAATAGTTAATCTGCCATTTGGAGGACGTTCTCCATTTACAGCAGAGGTTTGGTATATTAATAAAGCTTATTCATTAGATATAAAATGGGGGACAGCTTCACCTATACAAATTCAAGATCCTAAATATGGACTTTTTACTCCTGTTAGGTCCAATGGTATGTTTGGTATTCAAATTGAAGATTCTAAAAAGTTTTTAATTAAGCTTGTGGGTACATTGCCAATATTCGATAAAACGAATATAGTTAAATACTTTAGAGGGCTTTACATAACAAAAGTTAAAGATGCTATTTCATCATACTTAGTCAAAAAGGAAATAAGTGTTCTTGAAATTAATGCATACATAGATGAACTTTCAAATTATATGAAAGAACGTATTGAGCCAACTATGAAAGATTATGGTATCCAACTTGTTAATTTCTACGTTAATGATATTAGTGTACCAGAAGATGATTCAGCAGTTATTAAATTAAAAGAAGCATTAGCTAAGAGAGCAGAAATGAATATTCTTGGGTATAGCTATCAGCAAGAGCGTTCTTTTGACACATTAGAGGGAGCAGCTAAGAATACAAGTTCTTCTTCAGCACCTTTTATTGGAGCTGGAATTGGATTGGGTATGGGTGTCGGATTAGGTGGTGCAGTTGGTGGAACTTTGAGTGGGATAACAACTGAAATGAATACAGGGAAATCAGTAGAAACAAAAGAGTGCCCTAAATGTCATTCGCAGATTGATGCAAGGCAGCGTTTCTGTGGTTCATGTGGTTTTGATACAGAAGAGATAAGAAAAGGGTCCAAAATGGGTAAAATTCTTTGTAGTAAATGTGGATGTGAATTAACTGGAAAGTTTAAATTTTGTCCAGAGTGTGGGAATAAGTACAATCCATGTCCAAACTGCGGAGCTGATTTAGCTGAAGGCGTTACTAAATGTATACAATGTGGTTATGAAAAGCTTCAAAAGTGTTCAAACTGTGGTGCTGATATTCAAAAGGGCGCGAAGTTCTGCCAAGAGTGCGGACAAGCATTAACAAAAAGATGCCCTAAATGTGAAACTGTTATTGAAGGTAATCCTAAATTCTGTCCAGAATGTGGTGAGAACCTCAAGTAA
- a CDS encoding GntR family transcriptional regulator, with amino-acid sequence MTKIDKNSTIPLYVQLMNILIEKIQNEMDENDKLDSERDICKKYDVSRTTVREALDELEKKKYIYKVQGKGNFISPKVVEQDLIKVSSFTEEMKKHGKKPTSKLLNFEIIEASNKISRKLKIEENEPVFKISRIRIADDTPMMYEITYLPYERFKELTKEMIEKAPLYELLKNIFNINITSAEEVIESVLINKLESIYLEIPQGQAGLKFERIAYEQNGIIEYTITIARGDKYRYRVCLTN; translated from the coding sequence ATGACTAAAATTGATAAAAATTCAACAATTCCGTTATATGTTCAATTAATGAATATTCTTATAGAAAAAATACAAAATGAAATGGATGAAAATGATAAGTTAGATTCTGAAAGAGATATTTGCAAAAAGTATGATGTTAGTAGGACTACTGTAAGAGAAGCTTTAGACGAGTTAGAAAAGAAGAAATATATTTATAAAGTACAAGGAAAAGGAAATTTTATATCTCCTAAAGTAGTAGAGCAAGATCTAATAAAGGTTTCATCGTTTACAGAAGAAATGAAAAAGCATGGGAAAAAACCAACTTCAAAATTACTAAACTTTGAGATTATTGAAGCTAGTAATAAGATATCTAGAAAATTAAAAATAGAAGAAAATGAACCTGTATTTAAAATCTCAAGAATAAGAATTGCAGATGATACCCCAATGATGTATGAAATAACATATTTGCCATATGAAAGATTTAAAGAATTAACTAAAGAAATGATTGAAAAAGCTCCGTTGTATGAATTATTAAAGAATATTTTTAATATAAATATTACTTCAGCAGAGGAGGTAATCGAGAGTGTTTTGATAAATAAACTAGAAAGTATTTATTTGGAGATACCTCAAGGACAGGCGGGGTTAAAATTTGAAAGAATAGCATATGAGCAAAATGGAATCATTGAATACACTATAACTATAGCAAGAGGAGATAAGTATAGATATAGGGTTTGTTTAACTAATTAA
- the nagA gene encoding N-acetylglucosamine-6-phosphate deacetylase: protein MIIKNCNIIYLDKIEQGSILIENGKIKEINPSKYYDEDVLDANGLYISPGFIDVHIHGAGGYDTMDGTSEAINTISKTIAKHGTTSFTPTTMTVSIEDIRKSLSVIKNLKKSGCDGAHVLGVNLEGPFINQSAIGAQNPKYILPPSISTYKDIIKDYEDIIISITLAPEIDGAKELIKYISDTGVVCSLGHTDATYEEMIEAIKCGASHSTHLYNRMSPLNHRDPGAVGATFDSNITTETISDGIHVSDVALRIAYKQKGTDNVLLISDAMMACCMPNGEYSLGGQKVIVNNEEARLENGALAGSVLTLDKAVKNVYKNSNLPLHEIVKMASFNGAKHCKVDNYKGQIKEGYDADLILFDDDINIKKVFILGKEL, encoded by the coding sequence ATGATAATAAAGAATTGTAATATAATTTATCTAGATAAAATAGAACAAGGCTCAATACTTATAGAAAATGGGAAGATTAAAGAAATAAATCCTAGTAAATACTATGATGAAGATGTATTAGATGCAAATGGCTTATACATTTCACCTGGTTTTATTGACGTTCACATTCATGGTGCTGGTGGTTATGACACAATGGATGGTACCAGTGAAGCAATCAATACTATTTCTAAAACAATAGCTAAACACGGGACAACTTCCTTTACTCCTACTACTATGACTGTTTCTATAGAAGATATAAGAAAATCATTAAGTGTTATAAAAAACCTTAAGAAAAGTGGTTGTGATGGCGCTCATGTTTTAGGGGTTAACTTAGAAGGTCCTTTTATAAATCAAAGCGCAATTGGTGCACAAAATCCTAAATATATTTTACCCCCATCTATTTCAACTTATAAGGATATAATAAAAGATTATGAAGATATTATTATTTCAATAACACTAGCACCAGAAATTGATGGCGCTAAGGAACTTATTAAGTATATATCTGATACTGGAGTTGTCTGCTCACTAGGTCATACAGATGCAACTTATGAAGAAATGATTGAAGCTATAAAGTGTGGTGCTAGCCATTCAACACATTTATATAATAGAATGTCACCTTTAAATCATAGAGATCCAGGGGCTGTAGGTGCTACTTTTGATAGCAACATAACTACAGAAACAATTTCTGATGGAATTCATGTTTCAGATGTAGCTTTAAGAATTGCATACAAGCAAAAAGGTACTGATAATGTTTTATTAATATCTGATGCCATGATGGCCTGTTGCATGCCAAATGGTGAATATTCTTTAGGCGGTCAAAAAGTCATAGTAAATAATGAGGAAGCACGCTTGGAAAATGGAGCTTTAGCAGGTTCTGTGCTTACCCTTGATAAAGCTGTTAAAAATGTATATAAAAATTCAAACTTACCTTTACATGAAATTGTGAAGATGGCTTCATTTAACGGAGCAAAACATTGTAAAGTGGATAATTATAAAGGACAAATTAAGGAAGGCTATGATGCTGATTTAATACTATTTGATGATGATATTAATATAAAGAAAGTTTTTATTTTAGGAAAGGAACTATAA
- a CDS encoding lipoprotein, with product MKKIISMLMIVLSLVTFAGCQKAASKTNAEETKKPQQEKQDKQDKQEVTNKDGMQQKDKLDAEKIVTSNFGKNDAQFDFKLKTTKTFLSDYDKICALLDSRYGTDGAEGAAPDGFVKAGTQSQLKYSIVINNDDEDAYKYIKRVEYGLFFNDDSKDKLTFSELNLTLCDEDKDGKIELNDKAKNILKVVYPKINLEEAQKKINQAIEAEKNKNYDSIRSDSDDKYCSIDFDWFRYKDNPVEVKIRIQQYQDYPR from the coding sequence ATGAAAAAAATTATTTCTATGTTGATGATTGTTTTATCGTTGGTAACTTTTGCAGGTTGTCAAAAAGCTGCTAGTAAAACCAATGCAGAAGAAACTAAGAAACCTCAACAAGAAAAACAAGACAAGCAAGACAAACAAGAAGTAACAAACAAAGATGGAATGCAACAAAAGGATAAATTAGATGCAGAGAAAATTGTAACAAGTAATTTTGGTAAAAATGATGCACAATTTGATTTTAAATTAAAAACAACAAAGACTTTCCTAAGTGATTATGATAAAATATGTGCTCTTTTAGATTCTAGATATGGTACAGATGGTGCAGAAGGAGCAGCACCGGATGGCTTTGTAAAAGCAGGAACACAAAGTCAATTAAAGTATTCAATAGTAATTAACAATGACGATGAGGATGCCTATAAATACATCAAGCGAGTTGAGTATGGGTTGTTTTTTAATGATGATAGCAAAGATAAATTAACATTTTCAGAGCTAAATTTAACACTTTGTGATGAAGATAAGGATGGAAAAATAGAGTTAAATGATAAAGCAAAGAATATATTAAAAGTTGTTTATCCTAAAATTAATTTAGAGGAAGCACAAAAAAAAATAAATCAAGCAATAGAAGCTGAAAAAAATAAAAACTATGACTCTATAAGGTCAGATTCAGATGATAAATATTGCTCAATAGATTTTGATTGGTTTAGATATAAGGATAATCCAGTAGAGGTAAAAATTCGTATACAACAATATCAAGATTATCCAAGATAA
- a CDS encoding sensor domain-containing diguanylate cyclase — translation MKQYGVKYNNFQELQSFIHNKKIAKYANIFVQVFTGTPEREFIQNVVNEILCILPHAEIIGTTTGGEILKKKSYDYSTIISITVFEKSKIKSRLLNCNNDEYELGKNIVKEFVEKNTKVLILFIGGLLVKSNNILKGIQDANSNVIICGGRAGDNGELKETIVFTKHGLSSNGIAIVSLSGEQLNVQTDQSFGWSPIGKQMTITKVINNRVYTIDNIKAIDIYKKYLGEGVVKDIPMSTIPFPLIAVEDGIEIGKVPYLLNDDGSLNFYGNFKVNDKVRLGYGNINMIIDNSIEISNKLLGKNVQALFIYSCFIRKTFMQKKIDFNLSNLNNIAPTAGFFAYGEFFTINNSNKLLNVSMTILGLSEGKANYIDKTEKSICRSKEFTKEKEHGIIEAFTKLVDESTKELEEINDRLEEQKRRISRMNNITKSILQISSEMISSGEFEYFIKVLLHKILKVINKGKVGNILLVEDNKLYYKAGSGYDFEKIKKITYDLDSVYLYNKIIKNGLFNPMIIEKIDENSFLEPDKYNCWRSIFKKEPGQVLCCFIGIDGEVAGLITLINTEDEKDFDEEDKNMLKYICYDIAIALKNFRLLENILYMSRYDSLTGVCKRSYFREMFIKNINESKTNNSPLIVALIDLNDFKIINDTYGHDKGDEMLKTFAKVFNMGIDEVDVLGRIGGDEFAVLFINKSREQVINLIDNISVTLNNYDLKFDYKVNNIKFAYGLAEFLTDSEDIDELMKIADKRMYEKKTNMKKH, via the coding sequence ATGAAACAATATGGAGTTAAATATAATAATTTTCAGGAGTTACAGTCTTTTATTCACAATAAAAAAATAGCTAAATATGCTAACATATTTGTTCAAGTTTTTACTGGTACACCAGAAAGAGAATTTATTCAGAATGTTGTAAATGAGATATTATGTATATTACCTCATGCAGAAATAATAGGAACAACAACAGGTGGAGAGATATTAAAGAAAAAATCATATGATTACAGTACAATAATATCTATTACTGTTTTTGAGAAAAGCAAAATAAAATCAAGGCTTTTAAATTGTAATAACGATGAATATGAGTTGGGTAAAAATATCGTAAAAGAATTTGTAGAAAAAAACACAAAGGTTTTAATACTATTTATTGGAGGGTTACTTGTAAAAAGCAATAATATCCTTAAGGGAATACAGGATGCTAATAGTAATGTCATTATTTGTGGTGGTAGAGCTGGGGATAACGGAGAACTAAAAGAAACTATTGTGTTTACAAAACATGGACTTAGTAGTAATGGCATTGCAATTGTTTCACTAAGTGGAGAACAATTAAATGTTCAAACAGACCAAAGCTTTGGCTGGTCCCCTATTGGAAAGCAAATGACTATTACAAAAGTAATAAATAATAGAGTTTATACAATAGATAATATAAAAGCTATTGATATTTATAAGAAATATCTTGGAGAAGGAGTAGTTAAAGATATTCCGATGTCTACCATTCCATTCCCATTAATAGCAGTAGAAGATGGAATTGAAATTGGAAAAGTACCTTACTTATTGAATGATGATGGTTCATTAAATTTTTACGGTAATTTTAAAGTTAATGATAAAGTAAGGTTAGGTTATGGAAATATTAATATGATAATTGATAATTCTATAGAAATAAGCAATAAATTATTGGGGAAAAATGTTCAAGCACTATTTATATATTCATGCTTTATAAGAAAAACTTTCATGCAGAAAAAAATTGATTTCAATTTAAGCAACTTAAATAATATTGCTCCAACTGCTGGCTTTTTTGCCTATGGTGAATTTTTTACAATTAATAATTCAAATAAATTACTAAATGTATCAATGACAATTTTAGGACTTTCAGAAGGAAAAGCAAATTATATTGATAAAACTGAAAAATCTATATGCAGGAGTAAAGAATTTACAAAGGAAAAAGAACACGGTATAATTGAAGCCTTTACAAAGCTTGTAGATGAATCAACAAAGGAATTAGAAGAAATTAATGATAGATTGGAAGAGCAAAAGCGTAGAATTTCTAGAATGAATAATATAACAAAGTCAATTCTTCAAATAAGTAGTGAAATGATATCGTCTGGTGAATTTGAGTATTTTATTAAAGTACTACTTCATAAAATACTAAAGGTTATTAACAAAGGAAAAGTAGGAAATATTTTATTGGTTGAAGATAATAAATTATATTATAAGGCTGGTAGTGGATATGACTTTGAGAAAATTAAAAAAATAACATATGATTTGGATAGTGTTTATTTATATAATAAAATAATTAAGAACGGATTGTTTAATCCTATGATTATTGAAAAAATAGATGAGAATTCATTTTTAGAACCAGACAAGTATAATTGTTGGAGAAGTATATTCAAAAAGGAACCAGGGCAGGTTTTATGTTGCTTTATTGGAATTGATGGAGAAGTAGCAGGGCTTATAACTCTGATTAATACAGAAGACGAAAAAGATTTTGATGAAGAAGATAAAAATATGCTTAAATACATATGCTATGATATTGCCATAGCTTTAAAGAATTTTAGATTACTAGAAAATATTTTGTATATGTCTAGATATGATTCCTTAACTGGGGTTTGTAAGCGAAGTTACTTCAGGGAAATGTTTATTAAAAATATTAATGAATCAAAGACAAATAATTCACCTTTAATTGTAGCATTGATAGATTTGAATGATTTTAAAATTATTAATGATACATATGGCCATGATAAGGGTGATGAAATGTTAAAAACTTTTGCTAAAGTTTTTAACATGGGAATTGATGAAGTTGATGTTTTGGGTAGAATTGGAGGAGACGAATTTGCTGTACTATTTATTAATAAAAGTAGGGAACAAGTTATTAATCTTATAGATAATATTTCAGTTACACTAAATAATTATGATTTGAAATTTGATTATAAGGTAAATAATATTAAGTTTGCATATGGACTAGCAGAATTTTTAACTGATTCAGAAGATATAGATGAATTGATGAAGATAGCAGATAAAAGGATGTATGAGAAAAAGACAAATATGAAAAAGCATTAA